In Erpetoichthys calabaricus chromosome 15, fErpCal1.3, whole genome shotgun sequence, one DNA window encodes the following:
- the LOC114666263 gene encoding LOW QUALITY PROTEIN: N-acetyllactosaminide beta-1,3-N-acetylglucosaminyltransferase 2-like (The sequence of the model RefSeq protein was modified relative to this genomic sequence to represent the inferred CDS: inserted 1 base in 1 codon; deleted 3 bases in 3 codons) produces MMMVNLFIYIMVEVSRSNGGHGKNSHNTVIVTEKRFWKKQVPSEAYWNRQQEIMDYLYNPILGTLNSTILEEIKNANISLSSLNSCEPDLHVKTQVKDYNFLPNRFKDFLLYMKCRTYSLVVNQPTKCKNSPFLLLAIKSLSPHFDRRQAIRESWGKTQKIGNYTVVTVFLLGNATAVDFFPNLSEMLEHESKMYNDILLWDYRDSFFNLTIKEVLFLEWFYQYCPXAQFIFKGDDDVFVNTHRIVEYLKVLQKPKAKDLFVGDVITNAGPHRNKKLKYFIPESMFVGSYPSYAGGGGFLYSGDLALRLYNISHQVLLFPIDDVYTGMCLKKLGLTPEKHKGFRTFDIEEKYRSNPCAYRSLILVHSRTPQEMIQIWSWLKDSEVNCQ; encoded by the exons ATGATGAtggtgaatttattcatttacatCATGGTGGAAGTTTCCCGCAGTAATGGTGGCCATGGCAAAAATTCCCATAATACAGTGATCGTGACAGAAAAACGATTTTGGAAGAAACAGGTTCCAAGTGAAGCTTATTGGAACAGACAGCAAGaaataatggattatttatataaTCCCATCCTAGGCACACTGAACAGCACTATCTTGGAGGAAATTAAAAATGCTAACATAAGCCTTTCGAGTTTGAATTCTTGTGAGCCTGACCTTCATGTG AAAACTCAAGTGAAGGATTATAACTTTCTGCCTAATCGATTCAAAGACTTTCTCCTCTACATGAAATGTAGGACTTACTCCCTGGTTGTCAATCAGCctacaaaatgcaaaaacagtCCCTTTCTTTTGCTGGCCATTAAATCCCTTTCTCCACACTTTGACAGAAGACAAGCAATACGAGAGTCTTGGGGGAAGACTCAAAAAATAGGCAACTACACG GTAGTTACTGTCTTTTTGCTAGGGAATGCAACAGCTGTCGATTTCTTTCCAAACCTCAGTGAAATGCTGGAGCATGAGAGCAAAATGTACAATGACATTTTGCTTTGGGACTATAGAGATTCGTTTTTCAATCTTACAATTAAAGAGGTGCTGTTCCTGGAGTGGTTTTATCAGTACTGTC ATGCGCAGTTCATCTTTAAAGGTGATGATGATGTTTTTGTGAACACTCACAGGATTGTGGAGTACTTGAAGGTTTTACAGAAGCCAAAAGCCAAAGATCTGTTTGTCGGGGATGTTATCACAAATGCAGGGCCACACCGCAATAAAAAACTGAAGTATTTTATTCCTGAGAGCATGTTTGTGGGATCCTACCCGTCTTATGCAGGTGGTGGAGGGTTTTTGTATTCTGGA GACTTGGCTTTGCGACTCTACAATATTTCTCATCAAGTATTACTTTTTCCTATCGATGATGTCTATACAGGAATGTGCCTGAAAAAGCTGGGCCTCACTCCCGAAAAGCACAAAGGATTCCGAACCTTTGACATTGAAGAGAAATACAGAAGCAATCCTTGTGCTTACAGAAGCCTCATACTTGTGCATAGCCGAACGCCTCAGGAGATGATTCAGATTTGGTCATGGCTGAAAGATTCAGAAGTAAATTGCCAGTAA